In Malus sylvestris chromosome 16, drMalSylv7.2, whole genome shotgun sequence, the following are encoded in one genomic region:
- the LOC126609331 gene encoding uncharacterized protein LOC126609331: MSATKYHQGFINLSCYYPEIADNPREMLCLFKSGSCKKWRTIATSTPCSTYQEFFEVFLRVEDSENALDDGDEDVGRNAQRYSNRRQSSLGRIRTQNFKMSGNSYGSSTEGSNSCTNPISFAPYRMAPTELRELKTQLQELVDKGFIQPSTSPLGAPVLFVKKKDGSLRLCINYRQLNRVMIKNRYLLPRIDDLFDQLKGACVFSKIDLRSGYYQLKIRSDNVPKIAFSSTVWRRLA, from the exons ATGTCAGCCACTAAGTATCATCAAGGGTTCATAAACTTATCTTGTTATTACCCCGAGATAGCTGATAATCCCCGGGAGATGCTTTGTTTATTTAAGAGTGGAAGTTGCAAGAAATGGCGTACTATAGCAACCTCTACTCCATGTTCTACTTACCAGGAATTCTTCGAGGTCTTTCTTCGGGTTGAAGATTCGGAAAATGCTCTTGACGATGGGGATGAGGATGTTGGCAGGAATGCCCAGAGGTACAGTAACAGAAGGCAATCATCACTTGGCCGGATAAGGACTCAGAATTTTAAAATGAGTGGAAACAGCTATGGATCGTCGACCGAGGGTTCTAATTCCT GTACTAATCCTATTTCCTTTGCACCTTACCGTATGGCTCCTACAGAGTTAAGGGAACTTAAAACTCAGTTACAAGAGTTGGTTGATAAGGGTTTCATTCAACCAAGCACTTCCCCGTTGGGAGCTCCAGTTCTGTTTGTAAAGAAGAAAGACGGAAGTTTGAGGTTATGCATCAACTATAGACAGTTGAATCGAGTGatgattaaaaaccgttatctgTTACCTCGTATTGATGATCTCTTTGACCAGCTTAAAGGTGCTTGTGTGTTCTCGAAGATTGACCTAAGATCgggttactaccaattgaagATCAGAAGCGACAATGTTCCAAAGATAGCTTTCAGTTCTACAGTTTGGAGACGCTTGGCATAA
- the LOC126606556 gene encoding probable xyloglucan endotransglucosylase/hydrolase protein 30, translated as MEGLQPCRYWSNGVSLFFQPLRLIPLILVCVGNVDAAFYNLTTIPFDQGYTPLFGDGNLVRSPDGKGVRLLLDRFTGSGFISSNLYNHGFFSANIKLPSDYTAGICVAFYTSNADVFEKNHDELDIEFLGNTEGKPWRFQTNLYGNGSTNRGREERYRLWFDPTKDFHRYSILWTPENTIFYVDEVPIREVVRNEEMGADYPSKPMSLYTTIWDASSWATSGGQYKVNYKYAPFVAEFKDLVLEGCPADPIQQIPAAEACAEHYTHLATQDYSVITRQRRAAMSRFRQRYMYYSYCYDSLRYPVPPSECVTVSAEKARFKDTGRLKFGGSHKRQSKRRSRNRNRAVPNSDNASDV; from the exons ATGGAGGGATTACAACCCTGTAGATATTGGTCTAATGGAGTTTCTCTATTTTTCCAGCCTTTGAGGTTAATACCATTGATCCTTGTGTGTGTTGGAAACGTGGACGCAGCTTTCTACAACCTGACCACCATCCCCTTCGACCAAGGCTATACCCCTCTATTCGGCGATGGCAACCTTGTCCGATCACCCGACGGAAAAGGTGTACGTCTCCTCCTTGATCGCTTCACAG GTTCTGGCTTCATCTCCTCCAATCTTTACAACCATGGTTTCTTCAGCGCTAACATTAAGTTGCCATCCGATTATACTGCCGGTATCTGTGTTGCCTTTTAC ACATCAAACGCGGACGTATTCGAGAAGAACCACGATGAGTTGGACATAGAATTCTTAGGGAACACAGAAGGGAAGCCATGGAGATTCCAAACCAACCTCTACGGAAATGGCAGCACCAACCGCGGCCGCGAAGAACGTTACCGCCTCTGGTTCGACCCTACGAAAGACTTCCACCGCTACAGCATCCTTTGGACACCCGAAAACACCAT ATTCTACGTGGATGAAGTCCCAATTAGAGAGGTAGTGCGAAATGAAGAAATGGGCGCTGACTACCCCTCCAAGCCAATGTCCTTGTATACGACTATATGGGATGCAAGCAGTTGGGCCACCTCCGGCGGGCAATACAAGGTGAATTACAAATATGCTCCTTTCGTAGCAGAATTCAAAGACCTAGTCCTAGAGGGCTGCCCCGCCGACCCAATCCAGCAAATCCCTGCCGCTGAAGCGTGCGCGGAACATTACACCCACCTCGCCACCCAAGACTACTCCGTCATCACGCGTCAGCGGCGAGCCGCCATGAGCAGGTTTCGGCAGCGTTACATGTACTACTCATATTGCTACGATTCGTTGCGTTACCCAGTGCCACCATCCGAGTGCGTCACCGTTTCTGCTGAGAAGGCACGCTTCAAGGACACTGGCAGGTTGAAGTTTGGTGGCAGCCACAAACGACAGTCCAAGCGGAGGTCCCGCAACCGAAACCGAGCCGTCCCTAACTCCGACAACGCTTCAGACGTGTGA